One Polyangiaceae bacterium DNA window includes the following coding sequences:
- a CDS encoding aldehyde dehydrogenase family protein, with protein MLIGGQFVRSESGRYIQVADPMELGGTKENVPWGSRKDVRDAVVVARGAWEGWSGRTAYNRGQILYRLGEMLEARHGELTRSLERGGLDGSAAAAEVSATIDRCVSYAGWADKYQSLFASLNPVAGPHFNFTVPESMGVVGVVAPARPALLGLLGAVLPIITSGNTVVVLASEADPRTALVLGEALATSDLPAGVINVITGRASELLVHLAKHMDVSAIDLHAVEPSLVKKAEEAAILNVKRVRTRSLDDGAWFDADGASSPRWIERFVEMKSIWHPAGS; from the coding sequence ATGTTGATCGGCGGGCAGTTCGTCCGATCGGAATCGGGTAGGTACATCCAGGTGGCGGATCCGATGGAGCTCGGCGGGACCAAAGAGAACGTGCCGTGGGGTTCTCGCAAGGACGTGCGTGACGCAGTCGTGGTTGCGCGTGGAGCTTGGGAGGGTTGGTCGGGACGAACTGCGTACAACCGCGGGCAGATCCTCTACCGTTTGGGGGAGATGCTCGAGGCGCGTCATGGGGAGCTCACGCGATCGCTCGAGCGTGGTGGACTCGATGGATCTGCGGCTGCAGCGGAAGTTTCGGCGACGATTGACAGGTGCGTCTCGTATGCGGGATGGGCGGACAAGTATCAGTCGCTCTTTGCGAGTTTGAATCCGGTCGCGGGGCCGCATTTCAACTTCACGGTGCCCGAATCGATGGGTGTCGTCGGCGTCGTTGCGCCTGCACGTCCGGCGCTGCTCGGCCTGCTTGGTGCGGTGCTGCCGATCATCACGAGTGGCAACACGGTGGTGGTGCTTGCGAGCGAAGCCGATCCGCGTACGGCGCTCGTGCTGGGTGAAGCGCTTGCGACGAGTGATCTTCCGGCGGGCGTGATCAACGTCATCACGGGGCGCGCGTCGGAGCTATTGGTTCACCTTGCCAAACACATGGACGTGTCGGCGATCGATTTGCACGCCGTCGAGCCGTCGCTCGTGAAGAAGGCCGAGGAAGCGGCGATTCTCAACGTGAAGCGCGTGCGCACGCGATCGCTCGACGATGGGGCGTGGTTCGATGCGGATGGTGCTTCGAGCCCGCGATGGATTGAGCGGTTTGTCGAAATGAAATCGATTTGGCACCCTGCGGGGAGCTGA